In the Ilumatobacteraceae bacterium genome, one interval contains:
- a CDS encoding FKBP-type peptidyl-prolyl cis-trans isomerase, producing the protein MRPTVPALLVVLAACGGGDDDATPAADTTAPVVVPTSIVNSPLLPAEGCEDAPDPADYEVGAIPQAVRPCETPTALVTHTIRSGTGRNAQDGDSLIVDYIGIRAEDGAIFDESYSRGVPQEFPLGRGGVIQGWDDGLIGTQAGSLVKLDVPADLAYGDTPPGGESSGIEPGDALSFIVEVRAVIAPVTAVDAPLDLQIEPSVGATEVTVTELSPGDGATVELGDTVVVHLLLVRGDNEVVLFNTWERSDPFQIILQEGQTIPGLFQGLQGAEVGSRLSIAMPPSEAFGEQGDASLGLPAGTDLIAIVDVVGVY; encoded by the coding sequence ATGCGGCCCACCGTTCCAGCCCTCCTCGTCGTCCTCGCTGCGTGTGGGGGCGGCGACGACGACGCAACGCCGGCGGCCGACACCACCGCCCCTGTCGTCGTCCCGACGTCGATCGTGAACAGCCCGCTGTTGCCCGCCGAGGGGTGTGAAGACGCCCCCGACCCCGCCGACTACGAAGTCGGCGCCATCCCGCAGGCTGTGCGGCCGTGCGAGACCCCGACGGCGCTCGTGACGCACACGATCCGGTCGGGCACCGGCCGGAACGCACAAGACGGCGACTCGCTCATCGTCGACTACATCGGCATCCGCGCCGAGGACGGAGCGATCTTCGACGAGAGCTACTCGCGTGGTGTTCCGCAAGAGTTCCCCCTGGGGCGTGGCGGCGTCATCCAGGGGTGGGACGACGGGCTGATCGGCACACAGGCCGGCTCCCTCGTGAAGCTCGACGTGCCGGCGGATCTCGCCTACGGCGACACGCCACCCGGCGGCGAGAGCAGCGGTATCGAACCGGGCGACGCGCTGTCGTTCATCGTCGAGGTCCGAGCGGTGATCGCGCCCGTCACCGCCGTCGATGCACCCCTCGACCTCCAGATCGAACCGTCGGTGGGCGCCACCGAGGTCACGGTGACCGAACTCTCGCCCGGCGACGGTGCCACGGTCGAACTCGGCGACACCGTCGTCGTGCACCTCCTGCTGGTCCGCGGCGACAACGAGGTCGTGTTGTTCAACACGTGGGAACGGTCCGACCCCTTCCAGATCATCCTCCAGGAGGGTCAGACGATCCCCGGGCTGTTCCAAGGGCTGCAGGGCGCAGAGGTCGGCTCACGGCTCTCGATCGCGATGCCGCCGTCGGAGGCGTTCGGCGAGCAGGGCGACGCGAGCCTGGGGCTCCCCGCGGGGACCGATCTGATCGCGATCGTCGACGTCGTCGGCGTCTACTGA
- the dinB gene encoding DNA polymerase IV translates to MSRVRTGTEATILHADLDSFYASVEQRDRPELRGRPVVVGGGIVLAASYEAKRLGVFTPMAEHRARRLCPDLVVVPPRFDAYTEASRAVFDVFHDTTPLVEGMSIDEAFLDVAGLRRIAGSPAEIAARLRRDVAERVGLPITVGVARTKFLAKVASGVAKPDGLLVVDPEFELEFLHPLPVGRLWGVGPVTERKLRDRGIFTVGDVALLGEPHLTAMLGPGSGRHLHALAHNRDPRPIDTTKRRGSIGSQQALGRGSKSPAVIEAMLLGIVDRVTRRLRAAGRLGRTITLRFRYDDFQRATRAKTLVHATAATDPIQAVALSVLRGEHDTIAERGLTLIGLSVGGLTDRSCGAEQLLIPFGRAGGSELDGAVDSLRERFGAAVLTRASSIGRRTGLEVPKLPD, encoded by the coding sequence ATGAGTCGAGTCCGAACGGGCACCGAGGCGACGATCCTGCACGCCGACCTCGATTCGTTCTACGCGTCGGTCGAGCAGCGTGACCGGCCCGAGCTGCGGGGGCGCCCGGTCGTTGTCGGTGGCGGCATCGTGCTGGCGGCGAGCTACGAGGCGAAGCGGCTGGGAGTGTTCACCCCGATGGCCGAGCACCGGGCGCGGCGGCTGTGCCCCGACCTCGTCGTGGTGCCACCCCGCTTCGACGCGTACACCGAGGCCAGCCGTGCGGTCTTCGACGTGTTCCACGACACGACGCCACTGGTCGAGGGCATGTCGATTGACGAGGCCTTCCTCGACGTCGCCGGCCTCCGACGCATTGCCGGTTCGCCCGCCGAGATCGCGGCGCGTTTGCGTCGCGACGTGGCCGAACGGGTCGGTCTACCGATCACCGTCGGTGTGGCCCGCACGAAGTTCCTCGCCAAGGTCGCCAGCGGGGTCGCCAAACCCGACGGCCTCCTCGTGGTCGACCCCGAGTTCGAACTCGAGTTCCTGCACCCGCTGCCGGTCGGTCGGCTCTGGGGCGTCGGGCCGGTGACCGAACGCAAACTCCGCGATCGTGGGATCTTCACGGTCGGCGACGTGGCGCTGCTCGGCGAACCGCACCTGACGGCCATGCTCGGCCCGGGCTCGGGCCGTCACCTCCATGCGCTCGCCCACAATCGCGACCCGCGTCCGATCGACACGACGAAGCGGCGCGGCTCCATCGGCTCCCAGCAGGCCCTCGGCCGCGGGTCCAAGTCGCCGGCTGTCATCGAGGCGATGCTGCTGGGCATCGTCGACCGCGTGACCCGGCGCCTCCGCGCCGCCGGACGTCTGGGACGGACGATCACGCTCCGCTTCCGATACGACGACTTCCAGCGCGCGACCCGCGCCAAGACGTTGGTGCATGCGACCGCCGCCACCGATCCGATCCAGGCGGTCGCGCTGTCGGTGCTCCGGGGCGAGCACGACACGATCGCGGAACGTGGTCTGACGCTGATCGGCCTGTCGGTCGGCGGGCTCACCGACCGGTCGTGCGGGGCCGAGCAACTGCTGATCCCGTTCGGACGGGCCGGTGGCTCCGAGCTCGACGGGGCGGTCGACTCGCTTCGCGAGCGGTTCGGCGCCGCGGTGCTGACCCGAGCGTCGTCGATCGGTCGTCGCACCGGGCTCGAGGTACCGAAGCTGCCCGACTGA
- a CDS encoding 3'(2'),5'-bisphosphate nucleotidase CysQ codes for MTNDPATSPAGETDADLAIRLAVEAGRRLVATRTEMFESGAGAWEVMDTGDAVGHAFIAEQLRRHRPDDAVLDEEAAEDPRRFTSDRVWIIDPLDGTREYGEPGRHDWAVHVALWGGYDFVAGAVSLPAVDLVFATDPAPTLRPPERDRPRIITSRYRAPYAAVIVANALECDAVRLGSAGAKAMAVVMGEADIYVHDGGMYQWDSAAPAAVALAAGLHVSRVDGSPIVYNARDPWLPDLIICRKELAGPVLEALWG; via the coding sequence GTGACGAACGACCCTGCCACCTCGCCCGCCGGCGAGACCGACGCCGACCTGGCGATCCGGCTGGCCGTCGAGGCGGGTCGACGTCTGGTGGCGACACGGACCGAGATGTTCGAGTCCGGCGCCGGCGCCTGGGAGGTCATGGACACCGGCGACGCCGTCGGCCACGCATTCATCGCCGAGCAACTGCGCCGCCACCGGCCCGACGACGCCGTCCTCGACGAGGAAGCAGCCGAAGATCCCCGCCGCTTCACCTCGGACCGGGTCTGGATCATCGATCCACTCGACGGCACCCGCGAGTACGGCGAACCGGGCCGTCACGACTGGGCGGTGCACGTGGCGCTCTGGGGCGGCTACGACTTCGTGGCGGGAGCGGTGTCGCTCCCGGCGGTCGATCTCGTCTTCGCCACCGACCCCGCGCCGACCCTGCGCCCGCCCGAACGCGACCGGCCGCGCATCATCACCTCCCGCTACCGGGCGCCGTACGCGGCGGTGATCGTGGCCAACGCCCTCGAGTGCGACGCGGTCCGGCTCGGCTCGGCCGGGGCCAAGGCGATGGCAGTCGTCATGGGTGAGGCCGACATCTACGTGCACGACGGCGGGATGTACCAGTGGGACTCGGCAGCCCCGGCCGCCGTCGCCCTCGCCGCCGGGCTGCACGTCAGCCGAGTGGACGGCAGCCCGATCGTGTACAACGCTCGCGACCCATGGCTTCCCGACCTGATCATCTGTCGCAAAGAACTCGCCGGCCCGGTTCTCGAGGCCTTGTGGGGATGA
- the nadA gene encoding quinolinate synthase NadA: protein MEVLPTDWREQVRALADERDAVILAHNYQLPEIQDVAHHTGDSLGLSRLAAQAEQSTIVFCGVHFMAETAKILSYDKTVLIPDERAGCSLAETVNAEQLRAWKAEYTVEGQPPPVVVSYVNTTAAVKAETDICCTSSNAVDVVASIPADRTVLFGPDQFLGAHVQRSLQRENMHIWLGECHVHAGINGAELKEQVAADPDAELFIHPECGCATSALYLAEAGVVPEGRTKILSTSGMVDRARRTGAKRVLVATETGMLYPLSKAAPDTEFAPVNRAAVCKYMKMITPAKLLASLRDGTDVVDVPADIADRARASVERMIEIGTPSPTAE from the coding sequence GTGGAAGTCCTGCCGACCGACTGGCGTGAACAGGTCCGGGCCCTCGCCGACGAACGCGACGCGGTGATCCTGGCGCACAACTACCAACTCCCCGAGATCCAAGACGTCGCCCACCACACCGGCGATTCACTGGGACTCTCCCGCCTCGCCGCGCAGGCCGAGCAGTCGACGATCGTGTTCTGCGGCGTCCACTTCATGGCCGAGACCGCCAAGATCCTCAGCTACGACAAGACCGTGCTGATTCCCGACGAGCGGGCCGGGTGCAGTCTGGCCGAGACGGTCAACGCCGAGCAGCTCCGGGCCTGGAAGGCCGAGTACACGGTCGAAGGGCAACCGCCGCCGGTCGTCGTCAGCTACGTCAACACCACCGCCGCCGTCAAGGCCGAGACCGACATCTGCTGCACGTCGTCCAATGCGGTCGACGTAGTCGCCAGCATCCCGGCCGACCGCACGGTGCTGTTCGGCCCCGACCAGTTCCTCGGTGCTCACGTGCAACGCAGCCTGCAGCGCGAGAACATGCACATCTGGCTCGGCGAATGCCATGTGCATGCGGGCATCAACGGTGCCGAGCTCAAGGAGCAGGTCGCGGCTGACCCCGACGCCGAGCTGTTCATCCACCCCGAGTGCGGGTGTGCCACCAGCGCGCTGTACCTCGCCGAGGCGGGCGTCGTGCCCGAGGGTCGCACGAAGATCCTCTCGACGAGCGGCATGGTCGATCGTGCCCGTCGCACGGGTGCCAAGCGGGTCCTGGTGGCGACCGAGACCGGCATGCTGTACCCGCTGTCGAAGGCCGCCCCCGACACCGAGTTCGCCCCGGTGAACCGGGCCGCGGTGTGCAAGTACATGAAGATGATCACACCGGCGAAGCTGCTGGCGTCGCTGCGCGACGGCACCGACGTGGTCGACGTGCCGGCCGACATCGCCGATCGGGCGCGGGCGAGCGTGGAGCGGATGATCGAGATCGGCACGCCGTCACCCACGGCCGAATGA
- a CDS encoding enoyl-CoA hydratase-related protein, whose protein sequence is MSGTDDHTELMSIRSATAGRVATVHLDRPHRHNAWTGRMHAEFRWVMQQIEDDLDVRAVVITGTPPAFCVGGDSEALARHAEQGGYDTGLPPEPATPGARRRPEYDDDFAWMFGYRTPIIAAVNGAAAGVGLALALFCDLRFGATDAKLTTAAPKLGLPAEYGMSWILPRLVGVTRSNDLLLSGRIVTVGDTADWGLWNEVLPDGEATLAAATAYAELLATSVGPNAVTVTKSQIYRDLHRHDAAASVADSKVLLDEAMGTAEYREGVAALRDKRPPAF, encoded by the coding sequence ATGAGCGGCACCGACGACCACACGGAACTCATGTCGATCCGCTCCGCGACCGCCGGACGGGTCGCCACCGTCCACCTCGACCGTCCGCACCGCCACAACGCGTGGACCGGGCGGATGCACGCCGAGTTCCGCTGGGTGATGCAGCAGATCGAGGACGACCTCGACGTGCGCGCCGTGGTGATCACCGGCACGCCCCCGGCGTTCTGCGTCGGCGGCGACAGCGAGGCGCTCGCCCGACACGCCGAACAGGGCGGCTACGACACCGGTCTGCCGCCGGAGCCGGCGACACCCGGCGCCCGTCGCCGCCCCGAGTACGACGACGATTTCGCCTGGATGTTCGGATACCGGACCCCCATCATCGCCGCCGTCAACGGCGCGGCCGCCGGCGTCGGCCTCGCGCTCGCGCTGTTCTGCGACCTCCGATTCGGCGCCACCGACGCCAAGCTCACCACCGCCGCCCCCAAACTCGGCCTGCCCGCCGAGTACGGGATGAGCTGGATCCTGCCGAGGCTCGTGGGGGTCACCCGCTCGAACGACCTGCTGCTCTCCGGCCGCATTGTCACGGTGGGCGACACCGCCGACTGGGGCCTCTGGAACGAGGTGCTCCCCGACGGCGAGGCGACCCTCGCCGCCGCGACGGCGTACGCGGAACTGCTCGCGACGAGCGTCGGCCCGAATGCGGTCACCGTGACCAAGTCGCAGATCTACCGGGACCTCCATCGTCACGACGCGGCGGCGTCCGTGGCCGACTCCAAGGTGCTGCTCGACGAAGCGATGGGCACGGCCGAGTACCGAGAGGGCGTCGCCGCCCTGCGCGACAAACGACCGCCGGCGTTCTGA
- a CDS encoding L-aspartate oxidase, with protein sequence MNFTLPAKLAAPSATWERDVDVVVLGSGASGLAAALAMRPERSVLVVTKDVLAAGSTAWAQGGLAAVLHPDDSIENHVHDTLVAGAGLCDESAVRTLAAEAPAAIRQLIELGALFDPDESGEMALTMEGGHSHRRIVHAGGDQSGAEVQRTLDSAAIEAGVEIMEHTFALDLLTARNGHGRRQAAGVRVAELDATGAVESVGVITARAVVIATGGYGQVFASTSNPPAVTGDGLALALRAGLAARDVEFVQFHPSVLWVGPDSRGQQALVSEAVRGEGAILYDGLGRRVMAGVHPLEDLAPRDVVASAISRRMAEAPGGVGDHVFLDATHMGEEFYERFPSITESCKAAGVDPARDRIPVAPAAHYVCGGIPADLDGNTEMPGLFAIGEVTCTGVHGANRLASNSVTEGIVAGTRVGASLKASVPEPVELAHDAGRSYDAPLRNPAQRVELRSIMSSHVGVLCTPWGLEGALRQLQVLASTASVGVTGSRAAWEATNMLTVAAAVTSAAMTRTESRGCHRRDDHPEPRAEWLTHLDVRMTIDGDLAVTGIPHV encoded by the coding sequence GTGAACTTCACCCTGCCGGCAAAACTCGCCGCGCCGTCGGCCACGTGGGAGCGCGATGTCGACGTCGTCGTCCTCGGTTCGGGTGCGTCAGGACTCGCCGCAGCGTTGGCGATGCGCCCCGAACGGTCGGTGCTCGTGGTGACCAAGGACGTGCTCGCCGCCGGTTCGACCGCGTGGGCGCAGGGCGGCCTCGCGGCCGTGCTCCACCCCGACGACTCGATCGAGAACCATGTGCACGACACGCTGGTCGCCGGCGCCGGCCTGTGCGACGAGTCGGCCGTGCGCACACTCGCCGCCGAGGCCCCGGCTGCGATCCGGCAGCTGATCGAACTCGGTGCGCTGTTCGACCCCGACGAGTCGGGTGAGATGGCGCTCACCATGGAGGGAGGGCACTCCCATCGCCGGATCGTCCACGCCGGCGGCGATCAGTCGGGTGCCGAGGTGCAGCGAACGCTCGACTCGGCCGCGATCGAGGCCGGGGTCGAGATCATGGAGCACACGTTCGCGCTCGACCTCTTGACGGCCCGCAACGGCCACGGCCGCCGTCAGGCGGCCGGTGTCCGCGTCGCCGAGCTCGACGCGACGGGCGCGGTCGAATCGGTCGGCGTGATCACCGCCAGGGCGGTCGTGATCGCCACCGGTGGGTACGGCCAGGTCTTCGCGTCGACCTCCAACCCGCCGGCGGTCACCGGCGACGGGTTGGCGCTGGCGCTGCGTGCCGGCCTCGCCGCCCGCGACGTCGAGTTCGTGCAGTTCCATCCGTCGGTGTTGTGGGTCGGCCCCGACTCGCGCGGCCAGCAGGCCTTGGTCTCCGAAGCCGTGCGCGGTGAGGGAGCGATCCTCTACGACGGCCTCGGCCGCCGGGTGATGGCAGGCGTGCACCCGCTCGAAGACCTCGCGCCGCGCGACGTGGTGGCGTCGGCGATCAGCCGGCGGATGGCCGAGGCGCCCGGCGGCGTCGGCGACCACGTGTTCCTCGATGCCACGCACATGGGCGAGGAGTTCTACGAGCGGTTCCCGTCGATCACCGAGTCGTGCAAGGCGGCCGGCGTCGACCCGGCCCGAGACCGCATCCCCGTCGCTCCGGCCGCCCACTACGTGTGTGGTGGCATCCCGGCCGACCTCGACGGCAACACGGAGATGCCCGGCCTGTTCGCGATCGGCGAGGTCACCTGCACGGGTGTGCACGGTGCCAACCGGCTCGCGTCCAACAGCGTGACCGAGGGCATCGTCGCCGGCACCCGGGTCGGGGCTTCGCTCAAGGCCTCGGTGCCCGAACCGGTCGAGCTCGCGCACGATGCCGGTCGGAGCTACGACGCGCCGCTGCGCAACCCTGCCCAGCGGGTCGAGCTGCGCTCGATCATGTCGAGCCACGTCGGCGTGCTGTGCACGCCGTGGGGTCTCGAGGGAGCGCTGCGTCAGTTGCAGGTGCTCGCCTCGACCGCGTCGGTGGGCGTCACCGGCTCGCGCGCCGCGTGGGAGGCCACCAACATGCTCACCGTGGCCGCTGCGGTCACCTCGGCGGCGATGACCCGCACCGAGAGTCGGGGCTGTCACCGCCGCGACGACCACCCCGAGCCGCGTGCCGAGTGGCTGACGCATCTCGACGTGCGGATGACGATCGACGGCGACCTCGCGGTCACCGGCATCCCACACGTGTGA
- the nucS gene encoding endonuclease NucS translates to MRLVIARCSVDYAGRLAAHLPEANRLIMVKADGCVAIHADGGAYKPLNWMNAPNIITEVHDDDVHQWVVTNHKKETLTITLHEVLADSAHELGDDPGLQKDGVEAHLQELLAASPQAIEDGLTLVRREYPTAIGPIDLVCRDPEDTVVAVEVKRRGDIDGVEQLGRYIERLQLDSSLGEIRGVFVAQSIKPQAKVLAESRGFRWVEVDYDDLRGMAPDELRLF, encoded by the coding sequence GTGCGTCTCGTGATCGCCCGCTGTTCCGTCGACTACGCCGGTCGGCTGGCCGCCCATCTCCCCGAAGCGAACCGGCTGATCATGGTCAAGGCCGACGGATGTGTGGCAATCCACGCCGACGGCGGCGCCTACAAGCCACTCAACTGGATGAACGCGCCCAACATCATCACCGAGGTGCACGACGACGACGTGCACCAGTGGGTCGTGACGAACCACAAGAAGGAGACGCTGACGATCACGCTGCACGAGGTGCTCGCCGACAGCGCCCACGAACTCGGCGATGACCCCGGGCTCCAGAAGGACGGCGTCGAGGCGCACCTCCAAGAGCTCCTCGCCGCCTCGCCGCAGGCGATCGAGGACGGGCTCACGCTGGTCCGACGCGAGTACCCGACGGCGATCGGGCCCATCGACCTCGTCTGCCGCGACCCCGAGGACACGGTGGTCGCCGTGGAGGTGAAGCGGCGCGGCGACATCGACGGCGTCGAGCAGCTCGGTCGCTACATCGAGCGGCTGCAGCTCGATTCGTCGCTCGGCGAAATCCGCGGCGTGTTCGTGGCCCAGTCCATCAAGCCGCAGGCCAAGGTGCTCGCCGAGAGTCGAGGTTTCCGCTGGGTCGAGGTCGACTACGACGACCTCCGGGGCATGGCACCCGACGAACTCCGGCTGTTCTGA
- the nadC gene encoding carboxylating nicotinate-nucleotide diphosphorylase, with amino-acid sequence MFVFHPISDETRRRLIDAGLDPDAVAALVRAAVQEDLMGGVDVTSTATIGADHRSVATFGAREAGVIAGLPVAAATIDAVCGDAASDFEYLVADASRVEAGQRVARVTAPTRLLLTAERTALNLLCRMSGIASLTRGWADQLEGTTATVRDTRKTTPGLRALEKYAVRCGGGANHRFGLSDMALVKDNHVAAAGGVAEAYASVRELEATIPVEIEVDTLDGLAEAITAGADMVLIDNFDTDRMRAAVRYRDEHAPEVLLEASGGLTLETARSVGETGVDLIAVGELTHSARVLDLGLDFESVDEASATAR; translated from the coding sequence ATGTTCGTGTTCCATCCCATCAGCGACGAGACCCGCCGGCGGCTGATCGACGCGGGGCTCGACCCCGATGCGGTCGCTGCGCTGGTCAGGGCCGCGGTGCAGGAAGACCTGATGGGCGGTGTCGACGTCACGTCGACCGCCACGATCGGGGCCGACCACCGCAGCGTCGCCACGTTCGGTGCCCGCGAGGCCGGTGTGATCGCCGGTCTCCCGGTGGCGGCCGCGACGATCGACGCGGTCTGCGGCGATGCGGCGAGCGATTTCGAGTACCTGGTGGCGGACGCGTCACGCGTCGAGGCCGGGCAGCGGGTCGCGAGGGTGACGGCGCCGACCCGTCTGCTGCTCACGGCCGAGCGGACGGCGCTCAACCTGCTCTGTCGCATGTCGGGCATCGCGTCGCTGACGCGCGGGTGGGCCGATCAACTCGAGGGCACCACCGCCACGGTCCGCGACACGCGCAAGACGACGCCGGGGCTCCGAGCCCTCGAGAAGTACGCGGTGCGCTGCGGCGGGGGAGCCAACCACCGGTTCGGGCTCTCCGACATGGCGCTCGTCAAGGACAACCACGTCGCCGCGGCCGGTGGCGTCGCCGAGGCCTACGCGTCGGTCCGCGAGCTCGAGGCCACGATCCCGGTCGAGATCGAGGTCGACACCCTCGATGGTCTGGCCGAGGCGATCACCGCCGGCGCCGACATGGTCCTGATCGACAACTTCGACACCGACCGGATGCGGGCGGCGGTGCGATATCGCGACGAGCACGCGCCCGAGGTGCTGCTCGAGGCCAGTGGCGGGCTCACGCTCGAGACCGCACGGTCGGTCGGGGAGACCGGGGTGGATCTCATCGCCGTCGGCGAACTCACGCACTCGGCCCGGGTGCTCGATCTCGGACTCGACTTCGAGTCGGTCGACGAGGCATCCGCGACCGCTCGCTGA
- a CDS encoding AarF/UbiB family protein, whose product MASPDDRSWAAFSEQAPWVLDRSAIRWMPPVDRLRAKARTDVPRLTATSRRPPARRVAVVVARLTRAILPWWWRKRRGAYAGPEASRADLSQRLRLAAEALGPSYIKLGQIISSGEGLFPPELVEEFKKCRDQVPAEPFDAVRLTVEQDLGCRLHDVFEYFDTQPLAAASIAQVHAARLRTGEDVVVKVQRPSVGKLVHNDLRAMAWIAPHLVGRIPVAALANPPALVELFAETIVEELDFRLEAANMLDVGAVIHDLGQDGYVVPRPHPQLVTKRVLVMERLSGFNFDDVAGMQDAGIDTEAVIRTGMIAFMEGAMIHGVFHGDLHGGNLFVLPDGRTALLDFGIVARLSQERRLAFLRLMLGATTNDVKGQLAALRDLGALPRDTDLDAVIVDLGLDRPPLDPTTLTGEEMVHEVQRVVKALLGYGARLPKELMLYVKNMVFLDGAIARLAPDLDLLAEVTNISMMFAQRHGQRIATELGLASTDIEFDFDGVKAGFGLESDVDSLTYRELQARRELIQKRMRHHVEQHR is encoded by the coding sequence ATGGCCTCACCGGATGATCGCAGCTGGGCCGCCTTCTCGGAGCAGGCCCCCTGGGTGCTCGATCGGTCGGCGATCCGTTGGATGCCGCCGGTCGACCGGCTCCGGGCGAAGGCTCGCACCGATGTGCCACGCCTCACGGCCACGTCCCGACGGCCGCCGGCGCGGCGGGTGGCGGTCGTCGTCGCCCGACTCACGCGGGCGATCCTCCCGTGGTGGTGGCGCAAGCGTCGAGGGGCGTACGCCGGGCCCGAGGCCAGCCGCGCCGACCTCTCCCAGCGTCTCCGGCTCGCCGCCGAGGCCCTCGGGCCGAGCTACATCAAACTCGGGCAGATCATCTCCTCCGGTGAAGGTCTGTTCCCGCCGGAGCTGGTCGAGGAGTTCAAGAAGTGCCGCGACCAGGTGCCGGCCGAGCCGTTCGACGCCGTCCGGCTGACGGTCGAGCAGGACCTCGGCTGCCGACTGCACGACGTGTTCGAGTACTTCGACACACAGCCGCTGGCCGCCGCGTCGATCGCCCAGGTGCACGCCGCCCGCCTCCGGACGGGTGAAGACGTCGTGGTCAAGGTCCAGCGTCCGTCGGTCGGCAAGCTCGTCCACAACGACCTACGGGCGATGGCGTGGATCGCGCCGCACCTCGTCGGCAGGATCCCGGTCGCCGCGCTCGCCAACCCGCCGGCGCTGGTCGAACTCTTCGCGGAGACGATCGTCGAGGAACTCGACTTCCGGCTCGAGGCCGCCAACATGCTCGACGTCGGCGCCGTGATCCACGACCTGGGCCAGGACGGCTACGTCGTGCCGCGGCCACACCCGCAACTCGTAACGAAACGCGTGCTGGTCATGGAGCGGCTGTCGGGCTTCAACTTCGACGACGTCGCCGGGATGCAGGACGCCGGCATCGACACCGAAGCCGTGATCCGGACCGGGATGATCGCCTTCATGGAAGGCGCCATGATCCACGGGGTCTTCCACGGCGACCTGCACGGCGGCAACCTGTTCGTGCTCCCCGACGGCCGCACGGCACTGCTCGACTTCGGCATCGTCGCACGACTCTCGCAAGAGCGCCGCCTCGCCTTCCTCCGCCTCATGCTCGGCGCCACGACCAACGACGTCAAGGGCCAGTTGGCGGCGCTGCGCGATCTGGGAGCCCTGCCCCGCGACACCGACCTCGACGCCGTGATCGTCGACCTCGGCCTCGACCGGCCGCCGCTCGACCCGACCACGCTCACCGGTGAGGAGATGGTGCACGAGGTGCAGCGGGTCGTGAAGGCGCTGCTCGGGTACGGCGCCCGGCTTCCCAAGGAGCTGATGCTGTACGTCAAGAACATGGTGTTCCTCGACGGCGCGATCGCCCGCCTGGCACCCGACCTCGACCTGCTCGCCGAGGTCACCAACATCTCGATGATGTTCGCCCAGCGCCACGGGCAACGGATCGCGACCGAACTCGGGCTCGCCTCGACCGACATCGAGTTCGATTTCGACGGGGTCAAGGCCGGCTTCGGGCTCGAGTCCGACGTCGACAGCCTCACCTACCGCGAGTTGCAGGCACGCCGCGAGCTGATCCAGAAGCGCATGCGCCACCACGTCGAACAGCACCGCTGA